A single window of Neospora caninum Liverpool complete genome, chromosome XII DNA harbors:
- a CDS encoding putative zinc finger: MHGQPGGGGPPPLSSCPSGSPEFFAGMYGAANGVSGDTQGPALRGGPPSLRGGARGGRAPGPPAYGAGRIRKEGDWECDDPACRNVNFSKRTRCNRCGKSRSKTGGPLKDAPPLGGPPGLFKQGDWSCAHCGNVNWARRNTCNICNAARPSNQDEPRMGRGGGHFDLQDPADRNRHDSDDEDFDEFGRRKRKHGAQAQSAGSAGAGLGPVAPAGLSSGAPEVAPAAAGTGAETLGAQRAGGALGAEWSGFYAEASETATEGGEAPAVAGVTETMETGGMGGTRGFGSGNGDGEGVGVKLVFPPAPKIRLVSSSSSSSESESSRSPSRSRRGHRSRSRSASSGRRRRRRSSSRENRRSRRDRERRSRSRSLRGHGGSSSSRR; encoded by the coding sequence aTGCATGGGCAACCCGGGGGCGGCGGGCCCCCTCCGCTCTCGAGCTGTCCCTCGGGGTCTCCGGAGTTCTTCGCGGGCATGTACGGCGCTGCGAACGGTGTCTCCGGAGACACGCAGGGCCCCGCGCTCCGCGGCGGGCCCCCGAGCCTGCGCGGTGGAGCCCGAGGCGGTCGCGCGCCGGGCCCCCCCGCGTACGGCGCGGGGCGAATTCGGAAGGAGGGAGACTGGGAGTGCGACGATCCTGCGTGCCGCAACGTCAACTTCTCCAAGCGGACGCGGTGCAATCGCTGCGGCAAGAGCAGGTCCAAGACTGGCGGACCGCTGAAAGACGCTCCGCCCCTCGGCGGGCCCCCGGGCCTCTTCAAGCAAGGAGACTGGTCGTGTGCGCACTGCGGGAATGTGAATTGGGCGCGGCGAAACACCTGCAACATCTGCAACGCGGCGCGCCCTAGCAACCAAGACGAGCCCAGAATGGGCCGTGGCGGCGGTCACTTCGATCTCCAGGATCCGGCAGACCGAAATCGGCATGACTCCGACGACGAAGACTTTGACGAGTTCGGGCGCAGAAAGCGGAAGCACGGGGCGCAGGCGCAGAGCGCGGGCTCGGCCGGCGCGGGCCTCGGGCCTGTCGCCCCCGCGGGCCTCTCGAGTGGCGCGCCCGAGGTCGCGCCGGCGGCCGCCGGGAccggcgcggagacacttggAGCCCAACGGGCCGGTGGAGCCCTAGGCGCGGAGTGGTCGGGGTTCTACGCGGAGGcctcggagacggcgacggagggcggcgaagcCCCCGCGGTGGCGGGCGTCACGGAGACAATGGAGACGGGGGGGATGGGCGGCACGAGAGGTTTTGGAagtggaaacggagacggagaaggagtgGGGGTGAAGCTGGTATTCCCGCCGGCTCCAAAGATTCGGCTcgtctcgtcgtcttcctcgtcctcagAGAGCGAGTCGAGTCGGAGCCCAAGCCGATCGCGGCGCGGCCACAGaagccgcagccgcagcgcAAGCAGCggccggagacggcggagacgaagcagcagTCGCGAGAACCGAAGAAgtcgaagagacagagagcggcggtCGCGGTCGCGGAGCTTGCGCGGCCACGGAGGCTCCAGTAGTTCGAGAAGGTGA